In Populus nigra chromosome 1, ddPopNigr1.1, whole genome shotgun sequence, one genomic interval encodes:
- the LOC133700560 gene encoding glucan endo-1,3-beta-glucosidase-like — translation MGGYSSRLQSSTMNTFMATTILLLFGLMISRLTLSDAQSIGVCYGKNGNNLPSDQEVVSLFQTNVIGRMRIYDPNRDTLEALRGSNIEVVLGVPNDKLQSLTDASAATTWVQDNVVAYSSNVKFRYIAVGNEVHPGDANAQSVLPAMQNIHDAIASANLQDQIKVSTAIDTTLLGSSYPPSDGSFSDSASQYINPIINFLRTNGSPLLANVYPYFSYTGNPQSIDLSYALFTSPGVVVQDGQYGYQNLFDALLDALYAALEKAGAPDLNIVVSESGWPSEGGTAATSDNAGTFYRNLINHAKQGTPRRSGQAIETYLFAMFDENLKAAGIEQHFGLFLPNKQPKYQLTFG, via the exons ATGGGAGGTTATTCATCTAGACTGCAAAGTTCTACAATGAACACATTCATGGCTACGACTATCTTGCTGCTTTTtgggttgatgatttctcgccTAACACTTTCAG ATGCACAATCCATCGGGGTTTGTTATGGAAAGAATGGAAACAATTTGCCATCTGATCAGGAAGTTGTGAGTCTTTTCCAAACAAATGTTATTGGAAGGATGCGAATTTATGATCCGAACAGAGACACACTTGAAGCCCTTAGAGGATCAAACATAGAAGTCGTCCTTGGTGTCCCCAACGACAAACTTCAGTCCCTTACTGATGCCTCAGCTGCAACAACCTGGGTTCAAGACAACGTTGTGGCCTACTCATCCAATGTCAAGTTCCGCTACATTGCTGTTGGCAATGAAGTACACCCTGGAGATGCGAATGCACAATCCGTTCTACCGGCAATGCAGAACATACATGACGCAATAGCATCCGCCAATTTACAAGATCAAATTAAGGTTTCAACAGCGATAGACACAACTTTGTTGGGCAGCTCCTACCCTCCGTCGGATGGGTCCTTTAGTGACAGTGCAAGTCAATACATAAACCCTATCATCAACTTCTTAAGGACCAACGGCTCACCACTTCTTGCAAATGTGTATCCCTACTTCAGCTACACTGGCAACCCACAAAGCATTGATCTTAGCTATGCCTTGTTTACTTCACCAGGTGTCGTGGTGCAAGATGGTCAATATGGATACCAGAATTTGTTTGATGCATTGTTAGATGCTCTTTATGCTGCTCTCGAGAAAGCAGGTGCCCCAGATTTGAACATTGTTGTATCGGAAAGTGGTTGGCCATCTGAAGGGGGGACTGCAGCAACGTCTGACAACGCAGGAACTTTCTACAGGAATTTGATTAATCATGCGAAACAAGGGACTCCCAGAAGATCTGGACAGGCTATAGAGACATACTTGTTTGCAATGTTTGATGAGAATCTGAAGGCAGCAGGAATTGAACAACATTTTGGTCTCTTCCTCCCCAACAAACAGCCTAAGTACCAACTTACTTTTGgttaa